Below is a window of Littorina saxatilis isolate snail1 linkage group LG2, US_GU_Lsax_2.0, whole genome shotgun sequence DNA.
acaacacaagtgtactacaccagcatacattatttgcaatcaaacctgctctaacattcaacggcacaaactatgtataacacatCGCCGTCTCGTCACCTGTTCCACATTAGGTAACTAGTTCaaaaaactttttcttttttgaaaaacacgagagagagagagagagagagagagagagagagagagagagagagagagagagagagagagagagagagagagagagagagagagagagagagagagaagagagagagagacagagagagagagacagagagagagagacacagagagagagagagagagagagagagagagagagagagagagagagagagagagagagagagagaagagagactaATTTGCGGGTTGatcgactgactgactgactgatcttTGATACATATGGACAGAGGATTTAGTCACAACTTAGTCTTACAGCCTGTCCGTTCTGCATCTCAAGCACATAACACATAATAATATTACAATGCGTCAGTTTTTAACTAAAGACATTAAGAATTAAAACCGCAAGTTGATAATTCTGTCTTGTGGTGATCACCATACTTTTGATATTGTTGTGTGAATTATCATGGAGTTTGTTTTACACCAGTCAAAGACCTCATAACATGGTGTCACTAGATGTGTATAGAAACGCGTCGGCAACAACAATGCTGTTAATTAAGTCACAATcagatacatgtaaaggcagaTTATAAGTGGTAATAGTGGAAAGAATGGGTTTCAGGACTGAGCCTGAAGGAACTTCTAACATAACATGTTTTTGAGGAATGTCAGTCATTTATGAAGACTTTTTGCCGTCTTTCGGAAAGATGCGAGTTAAAACAAGTTGAAAAATTTGCTAGATATAGTGATGACCGTTTTAAGCAAAGCGTTGTGTTGTGTATGGTTGTGTAcggttgtgttgtgctgtgttgtgtacgACTGTGTTGTGTATGGTTGTGCTATgttgtgcatggttgtgttgtgttgtgatgttAATGATTGGGTTGTGTTGTGATGTTTATGATTGGGTTGCGTTGTGATGTTTATGGTTGGGTTGTGTTGTGATGTTTATGATTGGGTTGTGTTGTGATGTTTATGGTTGGGTTGTGTTGTGATGTTTATGGTTGGATTGTGTTGTGATGTTTATGGTTGGGTTGTGTTGTGATGTTTATGGTTGGATTGTGTTGTGATGtttatggttgtgttgtgttgtgatgtttatggttgggttgtgttgtgatgtttatggttgggttgtgttgtgatgtttatggttgggttgtgttgtgatgtttatggtggtgctgtgttgtgttgcggCTGTGTTGTGATGTTTATGGTGGTGCTGCGTTGTGTGCGGCTGTGTTGTGATGTTTATGGTGGTGCTGCGTTGTGTGCGGCTGTGTTGTGATGTTTATGGtggtgctgtgttgtgttgcggCTGGTGGGGCTGTGTTGTGTGCGGCTGTGTTGTGTTGctgctgtgttgtgttgcggCTGTGGTGTGTTGCGGCTGAGGTGTGTTGCGGCTGTGTTGTGTTGCGGCTGTGGTGTGTTGCGGTTGCTGTGGTGTGTTGCAGCTGTGGTGTGTTGTGGCTGTGGTGTGTTGCGGCTGTGGTGTGTTTCGGCTGTGGTGTGTTGCggctgtggtgtggtgtgggtgtggtgtggctgtggtgtggtgtggctgtggtgtggtgtggctgtggtgtggtgtggcTGTGGTATGGTGTggctgtggtgtggtgtggctgtggtgtggtgtggcTGTGGTGCGGTGCGGCTGTGGTGTGGTGCATCTGTAGTGTGGTGCGGCAGTGGTGTGGTGCGGCTGTGTGTGGTGCGGCTGTGGTGTGGTGCGGCTGTGGTGTGGTGCAACTGTGGTGTGGTGCGGCTGTGGTGTGGTGCGGCTGTGGTGTGGTGCGGCTGTGGTGTGGTGCGCTGCGGTGTGGTGCGCTGTGGTGTGGTGCGCTGTGGTGTGGTGCGCTGTGGTGTGGTGTGCTGAGGTGTGGTGCGCTATGGTGTAGTGCGCTGTGGTGTGGTGCGCTGTGGTGTGGTGCTCTGTGGTGTGGTGCGCTGTGGTGTGTTGCATTGTGGTGTGTTGCGCTTTGGTGTGTTGCGCTGTAGTGTGGTGCGCTGTGGTGTGTTGCGCTGTGGTGTGTTGTGCTGTGGTGCGTTGCGCTGCGGTGCTTTGCGCTCCGTTGTGTTGCGCTGCACTGTGTTGCTCTGCGCTGCGTTGCGCTGCACTGTGTTGCTCTGCGGTGCGGTGTGGTGTGGTGGGTTGGGTTGGGCTATggttgtgtgtgattttgttctattgtgttgtgttgtgttgcgtggtgccgtgttgtgttgtgttgtgttgtgttgtggtgtgcatagTTGTGTTTTGCTGTGTTGAGGTGTGCATGGTTAAGTTAcattgtgttgtggtgtgcatggttgtgttgggttgtattgtggtgtgcattgttgtgttgggttgtgtggtggtgtgtatggttgtgttgtgttgtgttgtgttgtgttgtggtgtggtgtggtgtgatgtggtgtgcATAGTTGTGTTTTGCTGTGTTGAGGTGTGCATGGTTAAGTTAcattgtgttgtggtgtgcatggttgtgttgggttgtattgtggtgtgcattgttgtgttgtgttgtgtggtggtgtgtatggttgtgttgtgttgtgttttgttgtgttgtgttgtgttgtgttgtgttgtggtgtggtgtggtgtggtgtggtgtgcatAGTTGTGTTTTGCTGTGTTGAGGTGTGCATGGTTAAGTTACATTATGTTGTGGTGTGCattgttgtgttgggttgtattgtggtgtgcattgttgtgttgggttgtgtggtggtgtgtatggttgtgttgtgttgtgttgtgttgtgttgtgttgtgttgtggtgtggtgtggtgtggtgtggtgtggtgtgcatggttgtgttgtggtgtgcatggttgtgttatGTGTTGTTGTAGTGTGCATGttagtgttgtgttgtgttgtggtctgcatatttgtaatgtgttgtgttgtgtgttgtggtgtgtggtgtggtgtggtgtggtgtgatgtggtgtggtgtggtgatcTGTTGTGTTGTGTAGGGTTGGATTGTGTTGTTTtaggttgtgttgggttgtgtactattgtgctgtgttgtgtacgGTTAtgttgtgtatgtctgtttcttTCTATTGTAAGGTGTTTTGTCGTGTTGTGAGgtgttgggttgtgttgggttgtgctgagagaggtacggatgtgttgcgttgtgttgtgttgtggtgtgcatggttgtgctgtgttgtggtgtggtgtggtgttgtttTCGATTGTGTacggtgtatgtttgtgttgtgcTGGATTAGGTGAAGTTGTTTAGGGGTGTGCTACGTTGtttatggttgtgttgtgttgtgtacggccgtgttgtgttgtgctgtgtacGGCCGTGTTGTGTTGTGCATGGCTCAGCTGTGTTGTGTACGGTTGTGCTGTGTAGTGCATGGTTGCGCTACGGTAGTGTTGTGTTGTATATGGGTGTTTTGTGTAcggtttttaatttatttgacTATTCAGGACCAACAAAACAGTGTTTCCTTTCTGAGCTGCGTAGGCAGCGTCCGTATTTGGAACTACAGTTGAACAACCTTTATGTAttcaattaaataaaaaatgtatcaACTAATTATTTATTTTGCTATAACATAACTTGTTGTTCTGTTATGTGGTAAATGTTGCGGTATCTTCCATTCACCTTCACTCGGGTAGAGTagggagggggacagagagagagagagagagagagagagagagagagagagacaagacaagacaagacaagacaaaatctttattatcgagggtaatagataagcaagaatattgcttttttacatccagccctcgccctaatatagggtcaacaagaacagaaaacaatataatcaaataactatcacatcaaacttataatac
It encodes the following:
- the LOC138953472 gene encoding mucin-7-like, which translates into the protein MQHTTAHHTTEHHTTAHHTTAHYTIAHHTSAHHTTAHHTTAHHTTAHHTAAHHTTAAPHHSRTTPQPHHTTVAPHHSRTTPQPHHTQPHHTTAAPHYRCTTPQPHRTTATPHHSHTTPQPHHTTATPHHSHTTPQPHHTTATPHPHHTTAATHHSRNTPQPQHTTATTHHSCNTPQQPQHTTAATQHSRNTPQPQHTTAATQHSSNTTQPHTTQPHQPQHNTAPP